In Opitutaceae bacterium TAV5, one genomic interval encodes:
- a CDS encoding membrane protein has protein sequence MLRWTLIFFIIALIAGILGFTGIAGAAAEVAKILFFIFLVLLIVSAIAGAVRGKPPV, from the coding sequence ATGCTACGCTGGACTCTCATCTTTTTTATCATCGCCCTGATCGCAGGTATTCTGGGCTTCACCGGAATCGCCGGTGCGGCGGCGGAAGTGGCGAAGATCCTCTTTTTCATCTTCCTCGTGTTGCTCATTGTCTCGGCGATTGCCGGGGCTGTTCGCGGCAAGCCGCCGGTCTAG